TTGTTTTCTTTTCCTGTAGCCATGTAAAGCTGTTTGATAATGCTTCAATGACTGCGCGAGCGCCTAAATAGCTTCCTCCAATTCCGGCAACAACAATAACGTCACAATTATCTCGAAGTACTTTAGCTGTCGCTTTTATATCGGCTAAGTGTTCCTTGCTAATAGAAGAAGGCAAGTGTAGCCAGCCTAAAAAATCGTTTCCTTGCCCAGTTCCGTTCTCTAATGCCTTTTGTGCATCTTTAATTGCGGTTTCGTAGGAAAAAACCTTCTCTTTGGAGATGAATCCAAAGGTTTTTTCAATATTCAAATTAATCATATTTATATTGTTTAAAGGTGTTAGTACTTACCTAAATGAATCAGTGAGCAATTTAATCTCTATCATAGGAGAGATACGTTCGTATAAGATATTATATACAGCGTCAAGAATGGGCATGTTTACATGATGATGTTTGTTTATCTCCTTGATACACTTGGTTCCGTAATATCCTTCGGCGATCATTTCCATTTCGATCTGTGCGCTTTTTACGGAATAACCTTTTCCTACCATTGTACCGAACGTTCTATTCCGACTAAAATTAGAGTAACTTGTCACTAATAAATCTCCCAAATAAACAGAATCATCTACGTTTCTGTTCAATGGATAAACAGTATTTAGAAAACGATTCATTTCTTGCACAGCATTTGACATGAGTACAGCTTGAAAGTTATCTCCGTATTTCAGTCCGCTACAAATGCCAGCAGCAATTGCATATACATTCTTTAACACAGAACTGTATTCAATGCCAATGACATCATCACTGACTGAAGTTTTTATATAAGTGCTCCCTAATTTACGAGCGAATACACGTGCTTTATCTTTATCGGGACAAGCAATTGTGAGATATGATAAGCGTTCTAGTGCAACCTCTTCGGCATGACAAGGACCTCCTAATACTGCTATGTTCTCTGGTGGAACTCCATATTCCTTAGTGAAGTAATCTGATACGATTAAGTTGTCATCTGGTACAATTCCTTTTATGGCTGTAATGATGAATTTCTCTTTTATACGGGTTTTAAGCTTTTTTAGATGGGCTTTTAAGTAGGGTGAAGGGGTTACGAAAACAAGAGTATCCGAGTCTTTTACAATGTCGTTTATATTGGAATTAAAGTGAATTCTTTTTGTATCAAACTTGACACCAGTTAAGTAGGCAGGGTTATGGCCTAGCCTTTTAAAGTCAGCAATACGGTCTTCACGGCGCATGTACCAACTAATTGATTCTTCTTGAGCTAACACCATTTTTGCAATGGCAGTTGCCCAACTTCCTCCTCCCATTATAGCTATCCTACCGGGTAATTTCATCAGATTTACGAATTAAGTCTTTTAATCCACTCGGTCACATCGTTTACCGATGGATTGGCTAATTCTAATTTATATTTTTTATTTATTCCACAAATATCTTGATGCAGTTTTTGCGGATTAATATCTTTCATATCTTCTGCCAAGTAATATCCAGCTTTTTGAATAACAGGTACCCAATCTTCAGAAATGCCAAGGACAGTATATTTGTCTATGCTATCTTTTTTGATTGTCTTTTCAGGGCGCATTTGAGGGAAAAATAACACTTCTTGTATTGTCGTTTGTCCGGTCATGAGCATAACGAGACGATCCATGCCAATTCCCATACCTGAAGTTGGTGGCATACCATACTCTAAAGCACGGACAAAATCCATATCAATGAACATCGCTTCATCATCTCCTTTTTCGCTTAAACGAAGTTGATCTTGAAAGCGCTCCAATTGGTCAATTGGATCGTTTAGCTCTGAATAGGCATTACACAACTCTTTCCCGTTTACCATTAGTTCAAAACGTTCTGTTAGGTTGGGGTTAGTGCGATGCTTTTTAGTTAGTGGAGACATCTCTACTGGATAGTCAGTAATAAATGTCGGTTGTATATATTTACCTTCACAGAATTCTCCAAAGATTTCATCAATAAGTTTTCCTTTACCCATTGTGTCATCTATATCCATCTTTAATGCTTTGCACACTTCACGAATCTCATCTTCATTTTTTTTCGATAAATCGTAACCTGTGAATTCTTTGATGGAGTCAAGCATAGTAACTCGTTTGAAAGGAGCTTTGAATTTGATAATATTATCGCCTACTTTCACTTCGGTAGTGCCGTTTACATCAGTGCATATTTTTTCAAGCATTTCTTCTGTGAAATTCATCATCCAGTTATAATCCTTGTAGGATACGTATATTTCCATACAAGTAAACTCCGGATTATGCGTACGATCCATTCCTTCATTTCGGAAATTCTTAGAAAATTCATATACACCTTCAAAACCTCCAACAATAAGTCTTTTTAGATACAATTCATTGGCAATACGTAGGTATAAAGGGATATCTAAAGCGTTGTGGTGAGTAATAAAAGGTCTAGCGGCAGCGCCTCCTGGTATTGCCTGCAATATGGGAGTTTCCACCTCCATATATTCACGAGCATTAAAGAACTCCCTCATGGAAGTATATACTTTATTTCGTTTGATGAAAATATCTTTTATTCCATCGTTAACAACTAAATCAACATAGCGTTGGCGATAGCGCATTTCGGGATCTTCAAATGAATCGAAAACAGCACCGTCTTTATATTTTACTATGGGTAAAGGCTTAATCGATTTACCTAGTATTGTAAGCTTCTGGGCATGAATACTTATTTCTCCCATTTGTGTTTTGAAAACAAAGCCTTCTATGCCGATAAAGTCTCCTAAATCGAGTAAACGTTTGAATACAGTTGTATACAAATCCTTCTTTTCTCCCGGGCAGATATCATCTCTAGTTATATATACTTGAATACGTCCCTTGGAGTCTTGTAATTCAATAAAAGAAGCTTTGCCCATTACACGGCGGCTCATCATACGTCCTGCCACTGAAACTTGGCGTGGAGTTCCATCTTCAACTTCTTTAAATTCATTTTTTATATCAGTTGAAAAAG
This window of the uncultured Bacteroides sp. genome carries:
- a CDS encoding NAD(P)H-dependent glycerol-3-phosphate dehydrogenase, whose translation is MKLPGRIAIMGGGSWATAIAKMVLAQEESISWYMRREDRIADFKRLGHNPAYLTGVKFDTKRIHFNSNINDIVKDSDTLVFVTPSPYLKAHLKKLKTRIKEKFIITAIKGIVPDDNLIVSDYFTKEYGVPPENIAVLGGPCHAEEVALERLSYLTIACPDKDKARVFARKLGSTYIKTSVSDDVIGIEYSSVLKNVYAIAAGICSGLKYGDNFQAVLMSNAVQEMNRFLNTVYPLNRNVDDSVYLGDLLVTSYSNFSRNRTFGTMVGKGYSVKSAQIEMEMIAEGYYGTKCIKEINKHHHVNMPILDAVYNILYERISPMIEIKLLTDSFR
- the lysS gene encoding lysine--tRNA ligase is translated as MNILELSEQEIIRRNSLKELRTMGIEPYPAAEYVTNAFSTDIKNEFKEVEDGTPRQVSVAGRMMSRRVMGKASFIELQDSKGRIQVYITRDDICPGEKKDLYTTVFKRLLDLGDFIGIEGFVFKTQMGEISIHAQKLTILGKSIKPLPIVKYKDGAVFDSFEDPEMRYRQRYVDLVVNDGIKDIFIKRNKVYTSMREFFNAREYMEVETPILQAIPGGAAARPFITHHNALDIPLYLRIANELYLKRLIVGGFEGVYEFSKNFRNEGMDRTHNPEFTCMEIYVSYKDYNWMMNFTEEMLEKICTDVNGTTEVKVGDNIIKFKAPFKRVTMLDSIKEFTGYDLSKKNEDEIREVCKALKMDIDDTMGKGKLIDEIFGEFCEGKYIQPTFITDYPVEMSPLTKKHRTNPNLTERFELMVNGKELCNAYSELNDPIDQLERFQDQLRLSEKGDDEAMFIDMDFVRALEYGMPPTSGMGIGMDRLVMLMTGQTTIQEVLFFPQMRPEKTIKKDSIDKYTVLGISEDWVPVIQKAGYYLAEDMKDINPQKLHQDICGINKKYKLELANPSVNDVTEWIKRLNS